A segment of the Candidatus Methylomirabilota bacterium genome:
CACGACCGGCTCGCCCGGCTCGGGATAGAGCTCCTTGACGATGTCGTGGCCTTCCTCGCCGCGGACGAGGATGCGCCCCATCGGCCCGGGATCGCCGATGCCGGCCGTGAGACGGCCGCGCGCTTTCTTGGCCGGCGGGCAGTCGCTCAGGTCGGGCCGGTGACCTTCGCGCGTGTGGATGACCATGAGCCCGCGGGCGCGGGCGGCCTTGAGGACGCGCTCGGCCGGCGGCACCGCGCGCCGGAGGAGGGACACGTCGTTGCCCAGCGCCTCGCCGAAGCCGCCCGGGTCCACGAAGTCGCGCTGGAAGTCGATCATGACGAGCGCGGTCGTCTTGGGATCGAACTCGAACTCATAGGGTTCCGCGTTGACGGCTGCCATGGCAATATCCCTCCCGGAGGCTTGGGGTTGCCTCACTGCGTGACGGTGTCCCCGTCGGCAGCGGCAGGATAGACTAGGACGATTCGCGCGGCAAGCGCGTACTGGCACTCTGGCGAACAGACAAGGAGGCGGGCCGTGGATCTTCTCACTCGACGTCATGTCCTGATCGGCGGGGTGGTCGCCCTCGGCGCTCTCGCGCGTGCACAAATCGTAGGCGCTCAGGCGGCGCCAACCACGGCAGGCCCCGCCGACCCGAAGCTGGTCGAGGATCTCGTCGCCGCCAACCGCATCCTGGTCGACCAGGGTGTGGTGGACGGGTACGGCCATGTGAGCGTGCGGCACGACAGGGCGGCCGATCGCTTCCTGATCTCCCGCTCGACCGCGCCGGAGCTCGTGACGGCCGCCGATATCATGGAGTACGACCTCGACAGCGTGCCGGTGGATCCGCGCGGCCGGGCAACCTTCCTCGAGATCTTCATCCACGGCGAGATCTACCGTGCCCGTCCCGATGTGCGCGCCGTCGTCCACAACCACTCGCCGTCCGTCATTCCCTTCGGCGTGACGGGGCAGCCGCTGCGCCCGCTCTATCACATGAGCGCCTTCCTCGGTGGCGGGGTGCCGATCTTTGACATCCGCCAGGCCAGCGGCGGCGCGACGGACATGCTGGTCCGCAACGCCGCGCTCGGCCAGGCCCTCGCCCGAACGCTCGGGGCCCGGCCGGTCGCGCTCATGCGCGGCCACGGGGCCGTGGTCGTCGCGGAAGCCCTGCCGGAGGCGGTCTTCCGTAGCGTGTACACCGAGGTCAACGCGCGACTGCAGGGCCAGGCGATGGCGCTGGGCGGGACCGTCACGTACCTCGATCCCGAGGAAGCACGCAAGGCGGAAGTGTCGGTTCGCGGGACGATAGGCCGGCCGTGGGAGCTGTGGAAGCGCAAGGCCCTCGCCGCCGGCTCCAAATAGCCGATCGCGACGCTGCGGCCCGCGTTACTTCACGCGGTAGACGACCAGCCGGTTGTTTCCTGACTCCGGCGCCCACACTTCACCCGGGCGGCCGAGGATCTGGCGCACGTTGGCGCCGCTCCGGTCGCTCGGGAAGACCTCGAACTTCTCCGTCGCGGGATCGAAGCGGACCATGGCGTTGGCGCCCCAGTCGCTCAGCCACACCATGTCCCGGTCGTCCACGTAGACGGCGTAGGTGCGGGGCTTGTCCCCGGGGAGCCTCCACGTCTTCCAGGCGCCGGTGCGCGGGTCGTACCGGCTCACGTTGCCGCTGTTCCACTCGCTGACCCAGATCACGCCCTTCGAGTCGGACCACACGCGCCGCGCGCCCTGGTTCTTCGTCGGCGGCTCGAGGACGGTGGCGGCCCCCGTCTCGGGGTCGAGGCGCGCGATGTAGCTGCCCGCGAGCGAGGCGTAATAGACGACGCCGTCGGGCGTCGCCGCGATGCCGTAGGGCCCGTAGCCGCGCGGCGCGTCCCAGACCTGCATGGCGCCGGTCTTGGGATCGAGCCGGCCGTAGATCCCGTTCTGGCCGGTGAACCAGATGCGGCCGCGGTTGTCGAAGGCGGCCGTGTTGAGGTTGACGTAGCCGCGGGCCGCAGGGAGTGACCAGCTCTTGACCTCGCGGGTCTTGGGATCCACGCGCACGATGGCGTTGTGGCCGCCCTCGGTCACCCACGGGGCGCCGTCCGGCCCGACGACCACGCCGTGCGGGGCCGCGCCCGCGCCGAGCGAGATCAGCTCGACCTTGCCCGTCGCGGGGTCGAGGCGGCCGAGCTTGCCATCGCGCTGGGCCGTGTACCACACGATGCCGTCACTTCCGACGGCGACGTCGTGCGGGACCCCGCCGCCCGATGGCAGGGCATAGGTTTGTACGGCGACTTGCGCCCGCGCATGGGCCGGCGCGCAGGCAAGGACGACGAGGAACGCGAACAGTACGCGGAGCATGGTCACCTCCCCTTGCTGGTCTGGCACGGATGCCAGTATAAGCCCCGTCCTGTGGGCATTGAATCAGTGAGTGCGCACACCCTGTGCCGGCGCGTCTTCGGGTTTATTAGAGGAGAGGCAAAACCTGCTCGCCCAGGAGTCGGATGGTTCGGAGGACCTGGGCCTGCGCCATGCCGGGCCACTGGACGCGGACGATGATGGCCGTGACGCCGAGCGTGTCGCGATAGCGGGCGATCTCCTCTCTGACGCGGGCGGGATCGCCCAGCAGGAAGCGGTCGCGCGCGAGCGCCTCGAAGTCCGACGCGAAGCTCTCGCCGGCCGGAAGCGCCTTGTCCTGCTCCCACTGCCGGTAGGCCTCGTACTTGGGCCCGATGAAGGACCGCGCCTCGGCGACGGCCGTCGCCGTGTCCGGGGCGACATAGCATTCCTTGATGAGCGGGATCTCCGTTGCCGGCGGTTTGCCGAGCGCCTTCCGGGTCTTGTTGAACAGGACCAGCTGGCGCTGGAGCGTCGGCAGGGTCGTGTGCGGGTTCATGAGCCACGCATCTCCGAGGCGCGCTGCTCGCCGGACTCCGCCGTCGGCATTGGCCGCCATCCAGATCGGCGGGCGCGGCCGCTGGAGTGGCGGCATGGAGATGCGGACGTCCTTGAGGTTGAAGTGTCGGCCTGAATAACTCACGGGCTCGCCCGTCCAGAGCCGCTCGATGATCTCGAGCCCCTCGACGAGGCGGCCGAGCCTCCCCATCGGGTCCTGGCCCATGGCCTGGTTCTCGACGTCGCGGTAGCCGAGCCCGACGCCGAAGATGAAGCGCCCGCCGCAGATGACGTCGAGCGTGGCGATCTGCTCGGCGATCTCGACGGGATGGTGCAGGGGGAGGAGCAGGACTCCGGTGCCGAGCGACATCGTTCCGGATTCGGCCGCGACCCTCGCGAGGACAGGAATCGGCTGGAAGTAGGTGAACGGGGCGGAGAGGTAATGCTGGCTGGCCCACACGGAATCGAAGCCGACGGCCGACGCCAACCGCACCTGCTCGAGGTGCTCCTGGAAGCGGCCGGACTGCGAGTCATCCGGCGAGTGCTGGACTGACAGCCCGAGGCCGAACTTCATTTTTCCCCGTTGATCCGCAGTGACCGGGCCGAGAAACGCATCCGCCGGGGGTCATGCCCCCGGCGGATGGACGGACGATGAGTCAGGCGCGGCTACTTGTCGCCTTCCATCTCACACATGTCGAGGGCGGTGATGTAGACGCCGCCGTGCGCCTGGCACATCTGCGTGGCGCTCTTCGCGTTCGGCGTGCCCGGGTTGCACGTGTTGCCCGAGTACGTGCCGCCGCTGGCCTGGCACATCCTTGCCGACTTGAGCCGCATCGTGCTGGAACACGCCGCGAGCGGGAGCGCCAGCAGGGCCACCATGGCCGTGGTCATGAGCATTTTCCTGGAACCCATCGTTATTGCCTCCTGTGGTTGACGAACTTCCCACTACCCTGGTCCGAGACCCCCATGGCCCCGCCCCATCGGGCGCCCCGGCGACCTGTCCTGCCCCCGGCGGTTATCCCAGCCGCGTATCTTAGCCCATGTGGGCGAGATACGGTAGCTGTCTAGGGGTCCCTGGCCCGGGGTCCCGCCGTCCGGCCCGGGACGAGCCCGCCATCCGGCGCCCCAGCCTTCGGGCTCGTTCATCCGCGCCCTACTGCACCCCGCAGGTGGACTTGATCTCGGCGATCCTCGCGTCGATCTTCCGGTTGAACTCGCCGCTCTCCACCTGGGCCTTCGTCCCTTCAGTCCCGGAATTGTTACGGATGAGCGACGGAGAACTGCCCGGCCGCCGCTCGACCTTTCGGATTATAGTCAAAGTCCGTCATGGGCGAAATACTTCCCGTACTTTACCTGGCCAGGCACGGCGAGACCGCCTGGACCCTCTCGGGCCAGCACACGGGCTTGACCGATCTGCCTCTGACCGAGCGCGGCGAGCAGGACGCGTGCCGGGTCGGGGAGCGGCTTCGGGGCCTGACATTCGCCCGTGTGCTCACGAGCCCCCTGCAGCGCGCGGCCCGAACGTGCGAGCTGGCGGGATTCGGCTCCGCGGCCGAAATCGAAGGAGACCTCGTCGAATGGAACTACGGCCAATACGAAGGGCGTACCAGCGTCGAGATCCACGCGGAGCGCCCCGATTGGGACCTGTTCCGCGACGGCTGCCCGGGAGGGGAGACGCCTGAGCAAATCGGCGCCCGGGCGGACAGAGTGGTGAGCCGTGTGCGCGCGGTGCAGGGCGACGTCCTGCTCTTTTCGAGCGGGCATATCCTGCGAGTGCTCGCCGCCCGCTGGCTCGGCCTCGAGCCCGGCGCCGCCAGATACTTCCTGCTGAGGACTTCGAGCCTGAGCGAGCTGGGCTATGAGCACAACCGGTCCCAGCCGGTGATCCGACTGTGGGATGATGCTGGCTACGCGGGCATATGACCCCGAGAAAGGCGGCACGATGAAAGCGACGCAGCTACTCCACGATCTGGGCCAGAGCCTCTGGCTCGACAACATCACGCGCGATATCCTCGACAACGGCACGCTCAAGCGTTACATCGACGAGCTCTCCGTCAGCGGGCTCACCTCCAACCCGACGATCTTCGACAACGCCATCGAGAACAGCGCAGCCTACGACGCCGCCATCCGCACGAAGATGAAGGACGGCAAGTCGGGCGAGGCGCTGTTCTTCGAGCTGGCGCTGGAGGATTTGACGCGCGCCGCCGACCTCTTCCGGCCGATCTGGGACAGGACGGCCGGTGTGGACGGCTGGGTGTCGTTGGAGGTGTCGCCGCTACTGGCCTACGACACGGCCAGCACCCTCGCCGCCGCCAAGAGCCTGCACGCCCGGGCGGGGCGGCCCAACCTGCTCATCAAGATCCCCGGCACGAAGGAAGGCCTGCCCGCCATCGAGGAGGCGATCTTCGCCGGCGTGCCGGTCAACGTGACGCTCCTCTTCTCCCGCGAGCAGTACGTGGCCGCCGCCGAGGCCTTCATGCGCGGCATCGAGCGACGCATCGCCGCCGGGCTCAAGGCCGACATCGGTTCGGTCGGTTCGGTGTTCGTCAGCCGCTGGGACGCCGCGGTGGCGGCCAAGGTGCCGGAGGCGCTCAAGAACCAGCTAGGCATCGCCATCGCGAAGCGCACCTACAAGGCCGCTCGTGCCCACCTCGGCTCGCCGCGCTGGCAGCGCGCCTACAATGCCGGCGCCCGTCCGCAGCGCCCGCTCTGGGCCAGCACGGGCACAAAAGATCCCAAGGCGTCCGATGTGCTCTACGTCAAGGCGCTCGCCGCGCCCTTCACCGTGAACACGATGCCCGAAGGCACCCTC
Coding sequences within it:
- a CDS encoding LLM class flavin-dependent oxidoreductase, whose protein sequence is MKFGLGLSVQHSPDDSQSGRFQEHLEQVRLASAVGFDSVWASQHYLSAPFTYFQPIPVLARVAAESGTMSLGTGVLLLPLHHPVEIAEQIATLDVICGGRFIFGVGLGYRDVENQAMGQDPMGRLGRLVEGLEIIERLWTGEPVSYSGRHFNLKDVRISMPPLQRPRPPIWMAANADGGVRRAARLGDAWLMNPHTTLPTLQRQLVLFNKTRKALGKPPATEIPLIKECYVAPDTATAVAEARSFIGPKYEAYRQWEQDKALPAGESFASDFEALARDRFLLGDPARVREEIARYRDTLGVTAIIVRVQWPGMAQAQVLRTIRLLGEQVLPLL
- a CDS encoding histidine phosphatase family protein; translation: MGEILPVLYLARHGETAWTLSGQHTGLTDLPLTERGEQDACRVGERLRGLTFARVLTSPLQRAARTCELAGFGSAAEIEGDLVEWNYGQYEGRTSVEIHAERPDWDLFRDGCPGGETPEQIGARADRVVSRVRAVQGDVLLFSSGHILRVLAARWLGLEPGAARYFLLRTSSLSELGYEHNRSQPVIRLWDDAGYAGI
- a CDS encoding cysteine hydrolase → MAAVNAEPYEFEFDPKTTALVMIDFQRDFVDPGGFGEALGNDVSLLRRAVPPAERVLKAARARGLMVIHTREGHRPDLSDCPPAKKARGRLTAGIGDPGPMGRILVRGEEGHDIVKELYPEPGEPVVDKPGKGAFFATDLDGILKNRGIRQLVVCGVTTEVCVNTTVREANDRGYDCLVLEDCVASYFPEFQKAALAMVKAQGGIFGWVSDSGRFLEALAKAR
- a CDS encoding lyase; its protein translation is MLRVLFAFLVVLACAPAHARAQVAVQTYALPSGGGVPHDVAVGSDGIVWYTAQRDGKLGRLDPATGKVELISLGAGAAPHGVVVGPDGAPWVTEGGHNAIVRVDPKTREVKSWSLPAARGYVNLNTAAFDNRGRIWFTGQNGIYGRLDPKTGAMQVWDAPRGYGPYGIAATPDGVVYYASLAGSYIARLDPETGAATVLEPPTKNQGARRVWSDSKGVIWVSEWNSGNVSRYDPRTGAWKTWRLPGDKPRTYAVYVDDRDMVWLSDWGANAMVRFDPATEKFEVFPSDRSGANVRQILGRPGEVWAPESGNNRLVVYRVK
- a CDS encoding class II aldolase/adducin family protein, with the translated sequence MDLLTRRHVLIGGVVALGALARAQIVGAQAAPTTAGPADPKLVEDLVAANRILVDQGVVDGYGHVSVRHDRAADRFLISRSTAPELVTAADIMEYDLDSVPVDPRGRATFLEIFIHGEIYRARPDVRAVVHNHSPSVIPFGVTGQPLRPLYHMSAFLGGGVPIFDIRQASGGATDMLVRNAALGQALARTLGARPVALMRGHGAVVVAEALPEAVFRSVYTEVNARLQGQAMALGGTVTYLDPEEARKAEVSVRGTIGRPWELWKRKALAAGSK
- the tal gene encoding transaldolase: MKATQLLHDLGQSLWLDNITRDILDNGTLKRYIDELSVSGLTSNPTIFDNAIENSAAYDAAIRTKMKDGKSGEALFFELALEDLTRAADLFRPIWDRTAGVDGWVSLEVSPLLAYDTASTLAAAKSLHARAGRPNLLIKIPGTKEGLPAIEEAIFAGVPVNVTLLFSREQYVAAAEAFMRGIERRIAAGLKADIGSVGSVFVSRWDAAVAAKVPEALKNQLGIAIAKRTYKAARAHLGSPRWQRAYNAGARPQRPLWASTGTKDPKASDVLYVKALAAPFTVNTMPEGTLKALADHGQLGEILPADGGDCEEVLAQFAKAGVDVDALAAQLQDEGAKSFVKSWHQLMEVIASKSADLAKAG